From one Triticum urartu cultivar G1812 chromosome 3, Tu2.1, whole genome shotgun sequence genomic stretch:
- the LOC125549338 gene encoding putative F-box/FBD/LRR-repeat protein At3g49030, protein MGKGNKDDRLSALPDDILFNILDRLNVPEAARTSILSRRWSQLCPKLSRLIINALDFLPEVVSRTNISVDEVVKINAAAAEATESVLARRNPGEHTIHLLSTTFYLRGDVPIFIGHAVGHAMSTHLVENVEFSIRTGKDHVAEIEGDDELVTWAREFMLFFDACPNAFGGLTSLDLGNLRFGESGISCILTTCKRLKHLYLYNCDSGDGSTLQVEHANLSVLCIVNCCLAQVKLNWLPQLTQLAFDGWIELQDPLVLGHVPLLEAVCLTNVGLSVNKMVKLSTFLSSTSVQDLKLGFCSEKIWVQPECLTESLASVFRQLRFVNLVELPEGYDLTWTMFILEAAPFLKELYMTVWDHVCHMELDEEKRKKLQYSENKGVEWGSTASDFQHHSLVTLVIFGFESEEYFVSYVKRIMAAAINLEDVFLYSRLELECGKCQDLKPTRFPWTKRQKISLKKRITTGIESFAIIHSSGPSRRRCFLPPPILRNLVGGRGGGAGGRGESAAAAGGQHDEVNSTYFCGCCEG, encoded by the coding sequence ATGGGGAAAGGCAATAAAGATGATAGGCTCAGCGCACTGCCTGATGACATTCTATTCAACATTCTTGATCGTCTCAATGTCCCCGAGGCTGCAAGAACCAGCATCCTCTCAAGACGGTGGAGTCAGCTCTGCCCTAAGCTCTCTCGTCTTATAATAAATGCTCTGGACTTCCTGCCTGAGGTTGTGTCACGCACCAACATCTCTGTTGatgaagtggttaagatcaatGCAGCTGCGGCTGAAGCGACAGAGAGTGTACTGGCACGTAGAAATCCAGGTGAACACACCATCCACCTTCTTTCTACGACGTTCTACCTGAGAGGTGATGTCCCCATATTCATTGGACATGCTGTTGGTCATGCCATGTCAACACACTTGGTCGAGAATGTCGAATTCAGTATTAGGACAGGGAAGGATCATGTCGCTGAAATTGAAGGTGATGATGAATTGGTCACCTGGGCGAGAGAATTCATGTTGTTCTTTGATGCTTGTCCAAATGCATTTGGTGGTCTCACAAGCCTCGACCTGGGGAATTTGAGGTTTGGTGAATCAGGCATATCCTGCATCCTCACCACCTGCAAGCGGTTGAAGCATCTGTACTTGTACAATTGTGACTCTGGTGATGGCAGCACGCTGCAAGTCGAACACGCTAATCTCAGTGTGCTTTGTATCGTTAATTGTTGTCTTGCACAAGTTAAGCTGAACTGGCTCCCTCAACTCACACAGCTGGCGTTTGACGGTTGGATAGAATTACAAGATCCACTGGTTCTTGGTCATGTTCCATTGCTTGAGGCTGTATGCCTCACGAATGTTGGCCTTAGTGTCAACAAGATGGTCAAGTTAAGTACATTTCTTAGCAGTACCTCTGTACAAGATCTGAAGTTGGGATTTTGTTCCGAAAAGATTTGGGTGCAGCCAGAATGTCTGACGGAAAGTCTGGCATCTGTGTTCCGACAACTAAGGTTTGTGAATCTAGTTGAACTTCCTGAAGGGTATGATCTCACCTGGACAATGTTCATTCTTGAAGCTGCACCCTTTCTGAAGGAGCTATACATGACAGTATGGGATCATGTGTGTCATATGGAATTGGATGAGGAGAAGCGGAAAAAATTACAGTATAGTGAGAACAAGGGTGTAGAGTGGGGCTCGACTGCATCTGATTTCCAACACCACAGTTTGGTCACACTCGTCATATTTGGCTTTGAATCTGAAGAATACTTTGTTAGTTATGTCAAACGTATTATGGCGGCGGCGATCAATCTAGAGGATGTGTTCCTGTATAGTAGGTTGGAGTTGGAGTGTGGCAAGTGCCAGGACTTGAAGCCGACAAGGTTCCCCTGGACTAAAAGGCAGAAGATTTCATTGAAGAAGAGAATCACTACAGGGATTGAGTCGTTTGCCATAATCCACTCGTCCGGGCCGTCGCGCCGCCGCTGCTTCCTCCCGCCGCCCATCCTGCGGAACCTCGTAGGCGGGCGCGGCGGGGGAGCTGGGGGCCGAGGGGAGAGCGctgcggcggctggtggacagCATGATGAGGTCAATAGCACCTATTTTTGTGGGTGTTGTGAAGGATAG